In Lewinellaceae bacterium, a single window of DNA contains:
- a CDS encoding BlaI/MecI/CopY family transcriptional regulator translates to MNKEKKPTEAELEVLQVLWEHGPSSVRLVNTELSKNREVVYTTTLKMMQVMAEKGFVKRDTSRRTHLYEAVIDEKMVQEDIVDKLVDTVFGGSPLKLAMQALGHEKASAKDLAEIKKIIEELEKNRK, encoded by the coding sequence ATGAACAAAGAGAAGAAACCTACGGAGGCCGAACTGGAAGTGCTGCAAGTCCTCTGGGAGCACGGCCCTTCCAGCGTCCGGTTGGTCAATACCGAATTGAGCAAAAACCGGGAAGTCGTTTACACCACAACGCTCAAGATGATGCAGGTGATGGCGGAAAAGGGTTTTGTGAAGCGGGATACTTCCCGGCGCACCCACCTGTACGAAGCGGTTATTGACGAGAAGATGGTTCAGGAAGATATTGTCGACAAGCTGGTTGACACGGTTTTCGGAGGCTCCCCTCTGAAGCTGGCCATGCAGGCGCTGGGCCACGAGAAGGCCAGCGCCAAAGACCTGGCGGAGATCAAAAAAATTATTGAAGAACTGGAAAAAAACAGAAAATGA
- a CDS encoding thioredoxin family protein codes for MKQLNLIFTLVLALFAFACNADTGQQSETTSETASAERETPARTVALKPDGVGVGDKAPVFKLKNVDGKEYSFQNIKDGNGNAPKGYIVIFTCNTCPYAVASEQRIIDLHAKYAPMGYPVVAIQPNDPAVQPGDSFAAMQKRAQEKEFPFLYLFDEGQEVFPKYGATRTPEVYLVDKSLTVRYTGAIDDSVRDAESVKEKFLENAIEAIEKGEEPKPAATKAVGCGIKTA; via the coding sequence ATGAAGCAGCTTAATTTGATCTTCACCCTGGTATTGGCCCTGTTTGCTTTCGCCTGCAACGCCGACACCGGGCAGCAATCTGAAACGACATCCGAAACAGCTTCGGCAGAGCGCGAAACGCCAGCCAGGACCGTAGCCCTCAAGCCCGACGGCGTAGGCGTGGGCGACAAGGCTCCTGTCTTCAAACTGAAAAACGTGGATGGCAAGGAATATTCCTTCCAGAACATCAAGGACGGCAACGGCAACGCCCCCAAGGGATATATCGTCATCTTTACGTGCAATACCTGCCCCTACGCGGTGGCCAGCGAGCAGCGCATCATCGACCTGCACGCCAAGTACGCCCCTATGGGCTACCCGGTAGTAGCCATTCAGCCCAACGACCCGGCCGTGCAGCCCGGCGACAGCTTTGCCGCCATGCAAAAGCGCGCTCAGGAGAAAGAATTCCCCTTCCTTTATCTCTTCGATGAAGGGCAGGAGGTATTCCCGAAGTACGGCGCCACCCGCACCCCGGAAGTGTACCTCGTAGACAAGAGCCTGACCGTGCGCTACACCGGCGCCATCGACGATAGCGTGCGCGATGCGGAAAGCGTGAAAGAAAAATTTCTGGAAAACGCCATCGAAGCCATAGAAAAAGGCGAAGAACCCAAGCCGGCGGCTACCAAGGCGGTGGGTTGCGGGATCAAGACAGCATAG
- a CDS encoding TlpA family protein disulfide reductase: MPVICGLAVILFSCNASPATGQDQPASTPAAQKSAWPEPAAYLKGIPIYDEFSQVEPFFHFNNDTTYVVNFWATWCKPCVEELPYFEELTQAYKGQKVKVILVSLDFPRQFESKLAPFVAERQLQSTVIALADGRYNDWIDKVSTEWTGAIPATYIYKGEKSRFIGTSVKSMAELEAVIKPLVMRHK; encoded by the coding sequence ATGCCCGTTATTTGCGGGTTGGCCGTCATTTTATTCAGTTGCAACGCCTCTCCGGCTACCGGCCAGGATCAGCCCGCTTCTACCCCGGCTGCGCAAAAGAGTGCCTGGCCTGAGCCGGCTGCCTACCTCAAAGGCATTCCCATCTACGATGAATTCAGCCAGGTGGAGCCTTTTTTCCATTTTAACAACGACACTACCTACGTCGTCAACTTCTGGGCCACCTGGTGCAAGCCCTGCGTGGAGGAGCTGCCTTATTTTGAGGAACTCACCCAGGCATACAAAGGGCAAAAGGTAAAGGTGATTCTGGTAAGCCTGGACTTTCCCCGCCAGTTCGAAAGCAAACTGGCGCCTTTTGTCGCTGAACGGCAATTGCAATCAACGGTGATCGCCCTGGCCGACGGCCGCTACAACGACTGGATCGATAAAGTATCTACAGAGTGGACGGGCGCTATTCCCGCCACTTACATTTATAAAGGAGAAAAATCCCGCTTTATCGGCACTTCGGTCAAAAGCATGGCCGAGCTGGAAGCGGTGATTAAACCATTAGTGATGAGACATAAATAA
- a CDS encoding M48 family metalloprotease, translating into MSTITHWIDTSLAEALGWALLHSLWQGAAIALLLAAGLILARSLSSGARYWMALAALLALLTACIGTFAWMYEPRPGQAAATEDATLSFSDAQEALPPAYALATAEAATDHPTVLWSYFEQHLPLLVTGWLLGVLLLSLRMLGEVAYIQHLRHYRCRQPEGAWLEKLAQMKERMGIRRQVGLRETYRIHSPMVVGVFRQVILLPMGLLSGLSPEQVEAVLAHELAHVRRNDYLVNLLVSLAEILLFFNPMMWWISKKIRAEREHACDDLAVEMTGDTLSLVRSLALMEEWRLHGTSSLSMAFLGKDGSVLSRMQRLLQRNDKRQVAAKAFWSLSICCVCLALLAFQSSAGQVAAAGGLSDGATPVEQPQPKREAAIEVATELPAVAEEDSPEPDVQPAIPRAEPQEIQSDTIPAEARAIEKDIRQLEEKMRASEMELRKKEQALRKKELEIRKETQQALQARRKALLELEMQIRNKEYEREMQENEFEIAEHELEAAQMELEEQQQALHLQEEQIEQAQGQELQQKLKAFQEAQRQVMEKQKALELRAFEAQKKQRQQGYEKEKAIQELQNRRFQMEQEVEMQEQEMEFKMMGLHHEMQQLEVEQRMVEKELEAKHREFEERMMKLEEREDE; encoded by the coding sequence ATGAGTACCATCACCCACTGGATCGACACCAGCCTGGCCGAAGCCCTGGGCTGGGCCCTTTTGCATTCGCTCTGGCAGGGAGCGGCCATCGCCCTGTTGCTGGCGGCAGGCCTGATCCTGGCCCGCAGCCTTTCCTCCGGGGCACGCTACTGGATGGCCCTGGCGGCGCTGCTGGCGCTGCTGACGGCCTGCATCGGCACCTTTGCCTGGATGTACGAACCCCGGCCTGGCCAGGCCGCCGCAACTGAAGACGCAACACTTTCATTTTCTGACGCGCAGGAGGCGCTCCCCCCGGCCTATGCCCTGGCAACCGCAGAAGCTGCCACTGATCACCCGACTGTTCTTTGGAGCTATTTCGAGCAGCACCTGCCTTTATTGGTTACCGGCTGGTTGTTGGGAGTCCTCCTGCTCAGTTTGCGGATGCTGGGCGAGGTTGCCTACATTCAGCACCTTCGGCATTACCGCTGCCGCCAACCGGAAGGCGCCTGGCTGGAAAAACTGGCGCAGATGAAAGAACGGATGGGCATCCGCCGGCAGGTAGGCCTTCGGGAAACCTATCGCATCCACAGCCCTATGGTAGTAGGGGTATTCCGGCAGGTGATCCTGCTGCCGATGGGCCTGCTGTCCGGTTTATCGCCTGAACAGGTGGAGGCCGTGCTGGCCCATGAGCTGGCCCACGTCCGCCGCAACGACTACCTCGTCAACCTGCTCGTTTCGCTGGCGGAAATTCTCCTGTTCTTCAACCCCATGATGTGGTGGATCAGCAAAAAAATCCGGGCCGAACGGGAGCACGCCTGCGACGACCTGGCCGTGGAAATGACCGGCGACACGCTGTCTCTGGTTCGCTCCCTGGCCCTAATGGAGGAATGGCGCCTCCATGGCACCTCCTCCCTGTCGATGGCTTTCCTGGGCAAGGACGGCAGCGTGCTGAGCCGCATGCAGCGCCTGCTGCAACGCAACGACAAACGGCAGGTGGCCGCCAAAGCGTTCTGGTCTCTCTCCATTTGCTGCGTCTGCCTGGCGCTGTTGGCATTCCAATCCAGCGCCGGCCAGGTAGCGGCAGCCGGCGGCCTATCGGATGGAGCTACCCCGGTAGAACAACCCCAACCCAAACGGGAGGCGGCAATCGAAGTTGCCACCGAGTTGCCCGCCGTGGCGGAAGAAGATAGCCCGGAGCCTGACGTCCAACCCGCAATACCGAGGGCGGAACCGCAGGAAATCCAGTCCGACACCATCCCCGCCGAAGCCCGGGCGATCGAAAAGGACATCCGCCAACTGGAAGAAAAAATGCGGGCCTCTGAAATGGAGCTGCGCAAAAAGGAACAGGCCCTGCGCAAGAAAGAGCTGGAAATCCGGAAAGAAACCCAGCAGGCTTTACAGGCCAGGCGCAAGGCGCTGCTCGAACTGGAAATGCAGATTCGGAATAAAGAATACGAAAGGGAGATGCAGGAAAATGAGTTTGAAATAGCTGAACATGAACTGGAGGCCGCCCAAATGGAACTGGAAGAACAACAACAAGCGCTGCACCTGCAGGAAGAGCAGATAGAACAAGCCCAGGGCCAGGAGCTGCAGCAAAAGCTCAAGGCTTTCCAGGAAGCCCAGCGGCAGGTTATGGAAAAGCAAAAAGCGCTGGAATTGCGTGCCTTCGAAGCTCAGAAGAAACAGCGCCAGCAGGGATACGAAAAAGAAAAGGCGATACAGGAACTTCAAAACCGGCGCTTCCAAATGGAACAGGAAGTGGAAATGCAGGAGCAGGAAATGGAATTCAAAATGATGGGCCTGCACCATGAAATGCAGCAGCTTGAAGTGGAACAACGGATGGTGGAAAAGGAGTTGGAGGCCAAGCACCGGGAGTTTGAAGAGAGGATGATGAAGTTGGAGGAAAGGGAGGATGAGTAG